One stretch of Thermococcus sp. 21S9 DNA includes these proteins:
- a CDS encoding MFS transporter, with protein MRNVWLLNISTFFFFLGISVVTPVVSPFLVSLHAEPFLVGLVAGVTSFLALVSKPIGGAVGDRGYRFHALVGGNLLGLLAGILYVVSAVSANVYLFAFARAIHGFSMGLFFPSSLSTAVDLAPPGRVGETLGWRGMMFSLGNIIGPAIGGYASDVIGFAGAFALTAIFSGVGALFALIAWREAGEVVRPREHEKASYRELLRVTFVSASLTLFMFSVSYAGVTTYLPALYKSLSLPQSLFGYYMMVIGIFSFMTRVVGGKSADRRGPLPVITLGLTLLLLGYVLLNLYTLPPRSYVSAALIGAGFGLAVPAMQLMALGNLPRRIRTMGSGIYTMFFDLGTLAGQVSLGYVAQLYGYAGVFPLLPLILGVGFITLYVPVIWGKVNAR; from the coding sequence ATGAGGAACGTCTGGCTCCTCAACATCTCGACCTTCTTTTTCTTCCTCGGGATAAGCGTTGTAACACCAGTAGTTTCCCCCTTCCTCGTGAGCCTCCACGCCGAGCCCTTTCTCGTTGGCCTCGTCGCTGGCGTCACCTCTTTCCTCGCCCTCGTCTCCAAGCCGATAGGAGGTGCCGTCGGCGATAGGGGTTATCGCTTTCACGCCCTCGTCGGCGGAAATTTACTAGGCCTCCTCGCTGGAATCCTCTACGTGGTCTCGGCGGTAAGCGCCAACGTTTACCTCTTCGCTTTCGCAAGGGCAATCCACGGCTTCTCGATGGGCCTCTTCTTCCCCTCAAGCCTCTCAACGGCCGTTGATTTGGCCCCACCAGGTAGGGTTGGCGAGACCCTCGGCTGGCGTGGCATGATGTTCTCCCTCGGCAACATAATCGGGCCGGCTATCGGTGGCTACGCCTCCGACGTGATAGGTTTCGCCGGAGCCTTCGCTCTAACGGCAATCTTCTCCGGGGTTGGAGCACTCTTCGCGCTTATCGCGTGGCGCGAGGCAGGTGAAGTCGTCAGGCCGAGGGAGCACGAGAAGGCCAGCTACCGGGAGCTGTTGAGGGTAACCTTCGTTTCCGCCTCGCTAACGCTCTTCATGTTCTCCGTTAGTTACGCGGGTGTTACAACGTATCTGCCGGCCCTTTACAAGTCCCTCTCCCTGCCCCAGAGCCTCTTCGGCTACTACATGATGGTCATCGGAATATTCTCCTTCATGACGCGCGTTGTTGGCGGTAAAAGCGCCGACAGGCGCGGACCCCTCCCCGTGATAACCCTCGGCCTCACCCTGCTCCTACTCGGCTATGTCCTGCTCAACCTTTACACCCTCCCGCCCCGCTCCTACGTCAGCGCCGCCCTAATCGGGGCCGGCTTTGGCTTAGCGGTTCCGGCTATGCAGTTGATGGCCCTCGGCAACCTTCCGAGGAGAATCAGGACGATGGGCTCGGGAATCTACACGATGTTCTTCGACCTCGGAACGCTCGCCGGTCAGGTCAGCCTCGGCTACGTCGCCCAGCTCTACGGTTACGCCGGCGTCTTCCCGCTCCTCCCGCTCATCCTGGGGGTCGGGTTTATAACCCTCTACGTGCCCGTCATCTGGGGGAAGGTCAATGCTCGTTAG
- a CDS encoding isoaspartyl peptidase/L-asparaginase family protein, with product MVAIIVHGGAGTIRKEERIPKVIEGVREAVLAGWRELKRGSALDAVEEAVKVLEDNPIFNAGTGSVLTLDGRVEMDAAIMRGKTLEAGAVAGIWGVKNPISVARKVMEKTDHVLLIGEGAVKFARLLGFEEYDPVTEERLKQWEELRKKLIEKGETRHWKKLNELIKEYPEVLRSTVGAVAFDGEEVVAGTSTGGVFLKMFGRVGDTPIIGGGTYANEVAGASCTGLGEVAIKLALAKSATDLVRLGLDAQSASDAVISLATKYFGKDTMGIIMVDARGNVGFAKNTKHMSYAFMKDGMEKPEAGV from the coding sequence ATGGTGGCGATAATAGTTCACGGGGGAGCGGGCACGATACGGAAGGAGGAGAGGATTCCAAAGGTCATAGAGGGCGTTAGGGAGGCTGTTTTAGCCGGCTGGCGCGAGCTGAAGAGGGGTTCCGCTCTCGATGCCGTTGAAGAGGCCGTCAAAGTCCTTGAGGACAACCCGATTTTCAACGCCGGAACCGGGAGCGTTTTAACCCTCGACGGCAGGGTCGAGATGGATGCCGCCATAATGCGCGGGAAGACCCTTGAAGCGGGAGCCGTTGCCGGAATCTGGGGCGTTAAGAACCCGATAAGCGTCGCGAGGAAGGTCATGGAGAAGACCGACCACGTCCTTTTAATCGGCGAGGGTGCCGTGAAGTTCGCTCGCCTTCTCGGCTTCGAGGAGTACGACCCGGTAACCGAGGAGAGACTCAAGCAGTGGGAGGAGCTGAGGAAGAAGCTCATCGAGAAGGGCGAAACGAGGCACTGGAAGAAGCTCAACGAGCTCATCAAGGAGTACCCCGAGGTTCTAAGGAGCACCGTTGGAGCGGTCGCCTTCGACGGCGAAGAGGTCGTTGCCGGGACTTCAACCGGTGGGGTCTTCCTCAAGATGTTCGGCAGGGTTGGTGACACACCGATAATCGGTGGCGGGACCTACGCCAACGAGGTTGCCGGCGCTTCCTGCACCGGCCTCGGCGAGGTTGCCATAAAGCTCGCTCTGGCGAAGAGTGCCACCGACCTCGTCAGGCTCGGTCTCGACGCCCAGTCGGCGAGCGACGCCGTGATAAGCCTCGCCACGAAGTACTTTGGCAAAGACACCATGGGCATCATCATGGTTGATGCAAGGGGCAACGTGGGCTTCGCCAAGAACACCAAGCACATGAGCTACGCCTTCATGAAGGACGGCATGGAGAAACCGGAGGCTGGTGTTTAG
- a CDS encoding phosphate uptake regulator PhoU: protein MEFRKIQFTGRSSYIISLPKKWVTEHNLKQGDTIPLTINPDGSITIFPSEPRDVSEKKILRLSKEFSPDMAIRLVISAYIQGYDVLEIHFTEEMPIYKVKIRKVLQSLPGVEIILDEPSRIVAKSLLDEDEVNLVELLRRIRSLVVSMLGDLELLIQGEDGEIRRDINDLENELDRFYFLIVRTVNRLLSKHTVTEESGIVKRTFDLMGILFIAREIERIGDHIIRIAENPGEVDVPYLREKFEAMVAQIEKRDLKAIDKLMLELRATIKATDYRQSIAKESFRRILEYIENIGETIINMALS from the coding sequence ATGGAGTTCAGAAAGATACAGTTTACCGGGCGAAGCTCATACATAATTTCCCTCCCAAAGAAGTGGGTCACGGAGCACAACCTCAAGCAGGGGGATACTATACCGCTGACTATAAACCCCGACGGCAGTATAACCATCTTCCCCAGCGAGCCGAGGGACGTCAGCGAGAAGAAGATACTGCGACTCTCCAAGGAGTTCTCGCCGGACATGGCCATAAGGCTCGTGATTTCCGCCTACATTCAGGGCTACGACGTCCTTGAGATTCACTTCACTGAGGAGATGCCGATTTACAAGGTCAAGATAAGGAAGGTCCTCCAGAGCCTTCCGGGCGTTGAGATAATCCTCGACGAGCCCAGCAGGATAGTGGCGAAGAGCCTCCTCGACGAGGACGAGGTGAACCTCGTTGAGCTCCTCAGGCGGATTCGCTCCCTCGTGGTCTCGATGCTCGGCGACCTCGAACTGCTCATCCAGGGCGAGGACGGCGAGATAAGGCGCGACATAAACGACCTCGAGAACGAGCTCGACCGCTTTTACTTCCTCATCGTCAGGACCGTTAACAGGCTCCTCAGCAAGCACACGGTTACCGAGGAGAGCGGAATCGTCAAGAGGACCTTTGACCTCATGGGAATCCTCTTCATAGCGAGGGAAATCGAGAGGATAGGCGACCACATCATCAGGATAGCCGAGAATCCCGGCGAGGTTGACGTGCCCTACCTGCGGGAGAAGTTCGAGGCGATGGTGGCCCAGATAGAGAAGCGCGACCTCAAGGCGATAGACAAGCTCATGCTCGAACTCCGCGCCACGATTAAGGCCACCGATTACAGGCAGTCCATAGCAAAGGAGAGCTTCCGGAGAATCCTCGAGTACATCGAGAACATCGGCGAGACGATAATCAACATGGCCCTCAGCTGA
- a CDS encoding MFS transporter, with protein MLSEYGRDAKILIGANALGQTFLWFSFFIMPFYLKALGYDMKAMGAFFSAQTIVGGLFFLLAGHISLRLGYRKTLLLSALIGLIGRLLQVLALNTTVLFLGFVLVGINMGLRQPNYNAYLSELVPDEMRHEAFSKSFGLGTLFNSLGVLLAGFLPGYLMGLSLAEETAYRITFSLSILQFVFVVPALLLVRDVEVREKRIKWERSLVLKILKFSLPSALIGLGAGITIPFMSIYFKLKFGETLQAISWIFFFQQLAMGLGSFGLPELVRRWGPVKVITSFQGTATFLFAIFPSIETFALAGAVYVLRAILMNIIWPIYSSFMMGFFKTEEKATANGIQQAFSTFMRGVGNSIGGTLFAVSLAYPFYATALLYALATGLFYAFFIKHNEE; from the coding sequence ATGCTCTCGGAGTACGGCAGGGACGCGAAGATACTCATAGGCGCCAATGCACTGGGCCAGACGTTCCTCTGGTTCTCGTTCTTCATAATGCCCTTCTACCTCAAGGCCCTCGGCTACGACATGAAGGCGATGGGGGCATTTTTCTCGGCCCAGACGATAGTCGGCGGTCTCTTCTTTCTCTTAGCCGGTCACATCTCACTCCGCCTCGGCTACCGAAAGACCCTGCTCCTGAGCGCGCTCATCGGACTCATCGGGAGGCTCCTCCAGGTGCTCGCGTTAAACACAACGGTCCTCTTCCTCGGCTTCGTCCTGGTGGGAATCAACATGGGGCTGAGACAGCCAAACTACAACGCCTACCTGAGCGAGCTGGTTCCTGACGAGATGAGGCACGAGGCGTTTTCCAAGAGCTTCGGGCTGGGGACGCTCTTCAACTCCCTCGGCGTTCTCTTGGCGGGCTTTCTGCCGGGCTACCTCATGGGGCTGTCGCTGGCGGAGGAGACCGCCTACAGGATAACATTCTCACTCTCGATACTCCAGTTCGTCTTCGTCGTTCCGGCTTTGCTCCTCGTGAGGGACGTTGAGGTCAGGGAGAAGAGGATAAAGTGGGAGAGAAGCTTAGTCCTCAAAATCCTCAAGTTCTCGCTCCCGAGCGCGCTCATAGGCCTCGGCGCGGGGATAACGATACCATTCATGAGCATCTACTTCAAGCTCAAGTTCGGGGAAACGCTCCAGGCGATAAGCTGGATTTTCTTCTTCCAGCAACTGGCGATGGGCCTCGGCTCCTTTGGCCTGCCGGAACTCGTGAGGAGATGGGGGCCGGTAAAGGTCATAACGTCCTTCCAGGGGACGGCAACGTTCCTTTTCGCGATATTCCCCTCGATAGAGACGTTTGCACTCGCGGGAGCGGTTTACGTCCTCAGGGCGATACTGATGAACATCATCTGGCCGATATACAGCTCATTCATGATGGGCTTCTTCAAAACCGAGGAGAAGGCAACGGCCAACGGGATACAGCAGGCCTTCTCGACCTTCATGCGAGGAGTGGGCAACTCCATCGGCGGAACCCTCTTCGCGGTTTCATTGGCCTATCCTTTCTACGCCACCGCGCTCCTCTACGCCCTCGCGACCGGTCTGTTCTACGCCTTCTTCATAAAGCACAACGAAGAATGA
- a CDS encoding indolepyruvate oxidoreductase subunit beta — MEFNLIITGVGGQGGLTLSRIVGNSAMVEGYNVRIGETLGMSQRYGSVLSYLRFGEEVYSPLIEEGKANLMLALEPAEALRNARFLGKDSVAIVNAYPIHTATTLVGKERYPELDEIEKALGRICPVHMMNFQREADKINPRTLGVLMLGYAYRKGLIPLKRESLLEGIRLTLREKLWEMNFRAFERGEELAKA, encoded by the coding sequence ATGGAGTTCAACCTCATCATTACCGGAGTCGGCGGTCAGGGCGGTCTTACCCTCTCGAGAATCGTTGGAAACTCTGCTATGGTCGAGGGCTACAACGTCCGCATCGGCGAGACCCTTGGAATGAGCCAGCGATACGGTAGCGTTCTCAGCTACCTCCGCTTTGGGGAGGAAGTTTATTCGCCCCTCATCGAGGAGGGCAAAGCCAACCTCATGCTCGCCCTTGAGCCGGCCGAGGCGTTAAGGAACGCGCGCTTTCTCGGAAAGGATAGCGTTGCCATAGTGAACGCCTATCCCATCCACACGGCGACGACCCTCGTCGGGAAGGAGCGCTATCCTGAGCTCGATGAAATCGAAAAAGCCCTCGGAAGAATCTGTCCCGTCCACATGATGAACTTCCAGCGCGAAGCCGATAAGATAAACCCGAGAACTTTGGGCGTCCTGATGCTCGGCTACGCCTACAGGAAGGGCCTGATACCGCTCAAGCGCGAGAGCCTTCTTGAGGGAATAAGGCTGACCCTCCGCGAGAAGCTCTGGGAGATGAACTTCAGGGCCTTTGAGCGCGGTGAGGAACTCGCGAAGGCCTAA
- a CDS encoding DUF1464 family protein, producing MVKAIGIDSGTKSMDLFGFDDETGEVIVDVSVDRNRVTENPAVIVELLREVQDEHGKIDAIVGPCGYGIPLKPAREATDAEIALATFITEADVRRRLKIVGLRELMLLLREAEDLNVYFTPGVIHLPTVPEWRKANRIDLGTADKVFTVALAMVREAERKGIPYSETNLIAVEVGFAYTSAMAVKNGQIVDAMAGTAGFPGYLGMGFMDGELAYALANALDDFGKLVLFQGGASYVAGIDPFSVSPEEFVKLAKEDEMVAKGYSAMIEAIVKDVFSLLPSVRPESIYISGRFSRIPEFFSDVKEALEDAFGRYGFSVEVLKLQSRAKAKEAAEGSAIIANGIAGGIYKELVESLRLRESGGSIFDWVNLKGREKLRIFEELIL from the coding sequence GTGGTTAAGGCGATAGGTATAGACTCCGGGACGAAGAGCATGGATTTGTTCGGCTTCGACGACGAGACCGGGGAGGTAATAGTCGACGTCTCCGTGGACAGGAACAGGGTAACCGAGAACCCGGCTGTAATCGTTGAACTCCTCCGCGAGGTTCAGGATGAGCACGGAAAGATTGACGCCATCGTCGGCCCGTGTGGTTATGGGATACCGCTCAAACCCGCGAGAGAAGCCACCGATGCCGAGATAGCTTTAGCTACGTTCATAACCGAGGCCGATGTGAGGAGAAGGCTCAAGATAGTCGGTTTGAGGGAGCTCATGCTCCTCCTCAGAGAAGCCGAGGATTTGAACGTCTACTTCACCCCCGGCGTCATACACCTCCCGACCGTCCCGGAGTGGCGGAAGGCCAACAGGATAGACCTCGGAACGGCCGACAAGGTCTTCACCGTTGCCCTCGCGATGGTGAGGGAAGCCGAGAGAAAGGGAATCCCCTACTCTGAGACGAACCTCATAGCGGTTGAGGTCGGCTTCGCCTACACCTCCGCGATGGCCGTCAAGAACGGTCAAATCGTTGACGCCATGGCCGGAACGGCCGGCTTCCCGGGCTACCTCGGAATGGGCTTCATGGACGGCGAATTGGCTTACGCCTTAGCTAACGCCCTCGACGACTTCGGAAAGCTCGTCCTCTTCCAGGGTGGCGCGTCCTATGTTGCCGGGATAGACCCGTTCTCGGTTTCGCCCGAGGAGTTCGTAAAGCTCGCGAAGGAGGACGAGATGGTCGCGAAGGGCTACAGTGCGATGATAGAGGCCATCGTCAAGGACGTCTTCTCACTGCTTCCCTCCGTCAGGCCCGAGAGCATCTACATCAGCGGTCGCTTCTCGCGGATTCCGGAGTTCTTCAGCGACGTCAAGGAAGCCCTTGAGGATGCCTTTGGGCGCTACGGCTTCTCGGTCGAGGTTCTCAAGCTCCAGAGCAGGGCGAAGGCCAAGGAGGCGGCCGAGGGAAGCGCGATAATAGCCAACGGCATAGCCGGTGGAATCTACAAAGAACTCGTTGAGAGCCTCAGGCTGAGGGAGAGCGGTGGCTCAATCTTTGACTGGGTAAACCTGAAGGGCCGTGAAAAGCTCAGAATTTTCGAGGAGCTAATCCTCTGA
- a CDS encoding beta-ribofuranosylaminobenzene 5'-phosphate synthase family protein, with protein MDMVVRISAPAHLHTGNPDLSGDMGRLYGTVGFAIEKPRLEIEVREAEKDRSNDEDALKFLSRLRERYDFPPVEVTVRSYIPKWVGIGFHTTLALSTGMAVSKLYGLNLSLEEVALAVRRGLITALGFYALKVGGFIYEGGFPVDKREKVVPPLIFRGDFPSDWLFVVAIPETPRKALAEIRKREDEILGNLKKMPPELADRLSRIVLMKILPAFVERDIKTFGEGLYQFNHLLGEFWSDYQENVYCCDIVNEGIRLMLNEAYCACQTSWGPTFYGLVRGQAQAERLKSIVEDFLRENGDGGEVFVTGVDNRGMVVERG; from the coding sequence ATGGACATGGTGGTGAGGATTAGCGCGCCGGCTCATCTGCACACTGGAAACCCCGACCTGAGCGGGGACATGGGGAGGCTCTACGGAACGGTTGGCTTCGCCATAGAAAAGCCACGCCTCGAAATAGAGGTCAGAGAAGCTGAAAAGGACCGCTCCAACGACGAAGACGCGTTGAAGTTCCTTTCGAGACTCCGCGAGCGCTACGACTTCCCGCCCGTTGAGGTTACGGTGAGGAGCTACATCCCGAAGTGGGTTGGAATCGGCTTCCACACCACCCTCGCCCTGAGCACAGGAATGGCCGTGAGCAAGCTCTATGGCCTTAACCTCTCGCTTGAGGAAGTGGCGTTGGCTGTAAGGCGCGGTCTCATAACGGCCCTCGGCTTCTACGCCCTTAAGGTCGGCGGTTTCATCTACGAGGGTGGCTTCCCTGTGGACAAGCGTGAGAAGGTCGTTCCCCCGCTGATTTTCAGGGGCGACTTTCCGAGTGACTGGCTCTTTGTCGTGGCAATTCCGGAGACCCCGAGGAAGGCCCTCGCCGAAATCAGGAAGCGCGAGGACGAGATACTCGGAAACCTCAAGAAGATGCCGCCCGAGCTGGCCGACAGGCTGTCGAGGATAGTGCTCATGAAAATCCTGCCAGCGTTCGTCGAGCGGGACATAAAGACCTTCGGGGAGGGCCTCTACCAGTTCAACCACCTCCTCGGAGAGTTCTGGAGCGACTACCAGGAGAACGTTTACTGTTGCGACATCGTGAACGAGGGGATAAGGCTGATGCTGAACGAGGCCTACTGCGCCTGCCAGACGAGCTGGGGACCGACCTTCTACGGCCTCGTTAGGGGTCAAGCTCAAGCGGAAAGGCTAAAATCCATCGTGGAGGATTTTCTCCGCGAGAACGGCGACGGCGGAGAGGTCTTCGTTACGGGCGTTGACAACCGAGGGATGGTGGTGGAGCGTGGTTAA